The following proteins are encoded in a genomic region of Kosakonia oryzae:
- a CDS encoding LysR substrate-binding domain-containing protein yields the protein MRTQDLEYFVALVQHMNFQKAAEACDVSQPTLSIQIKKLEEELGIPLLHRKGKGFSLSPTGLHLLPLIENILREVHNLQEMARWLRFQPVGVINIGITPTLGSYIHEDLFSVFKEKFPDNEIKLHEVNEDNLLSMLDKGQLQLGLLIGPIDNDRFLEAQLYEEQFVLGVNISHPLSSYEAIELKDLKKHKLIMTKSMPEHLQLEPGSEEILNHARSISNDLETIRYMVRNSDNVSFFPKLSTLGNEQNSIKYINIKDNNLSRKVFLMMREGDIMKEKYYSFGNDVAGRISARLCPARQGM from the coding sequence ATGAGAACCCAGGATTTGGAATATTTTGTAGCGTTGGTGCAACATATGAATTTCCAGAAAGCTGCCGAGGCCTGTGATGTTTCACAACCGACCCTCAGCATACAAATCAAGAAGCTGGAGGAGGAGTTAGGCATTCCTCTGCTGCACCGCAAAGGTAAAGGCTTTAGCCTGTCGCCAACCGGCTTGCATCTGTTGCCGCTGATCGAAAATATTCTCCGTGAAGTTCATAACCTTCAGGAAATGGCGCGCTGGCTACGTTTTCAGCCGGTTGGCGTTATTAATATCGGCATTACCCCAACGCTGGGTTCCTACATTCATGAAGATTTATTTAGCGTATTTAAAGAGAAATTTCCCGATAATGAAATCAAATTGCATGAGGTTAATGAAGATAATTTATTGAGCATGCTGGATAAAGGGCAATTGCAACTGGGTTTGCTGATTGGCCCGATTGATAACGACCGTTTCCTCGAAGCCCAGCTTTATGAAGAGCAATTTGTTCTGGGGGTGAATATCAGCCATCCGTTATCCAGCTATGAAGCTATTGAACTCAAAGATTTGAAGAAGCATAAACTCATTATGACCAAGTCGATGCCAGAACATTTACAGCTTGAACCAGGTAGTGAGGAGATTCTCAATCATGCGCGCAGTATTTCAAACGACCTGGAAACCATCAGATATATGGTGAGAAATTCCGATAATGTCTCCTTCTTTCCGAAACTGTCAACGCTCGGAAATGAGCAAAATAGCATCAAATATATCAATATCAAGGATAATAACTTATCCCGCAAAGTATTTTTGATGATGCGTGAGGGCGATATCATGAAAGAAAAATATTACAGTTTTGGCAACGATGTCGCTGGCAGGATCAGCGCCCGGCTTTGCCCTGCACGCCAGGGAATGTAG
- a CDS encoding urea amidolyase associated protein UAAP2, with product MTVASEKQAQHAVFRHVIPAGEPYLFEVKKGQTLRLLDLEGNQAIDTLFYNAQNPRERYDAQRTLRRQNNAYLTSGSVLYSNLGNPLLTIVADTCGRHDTLGGACAQESNTVRYALDKRHMHSCRDNFLCACLHDGRLQKRDIGANINFFMNVPVTPQGGLTFEDGISAPGKYVELRAECDVIVLISNCPQLNNPCNGWNPTPAEVLVWN from the coding sequence ATGACTGTTGCCAGCGAAAAACAAGCCCAGCATGCCGTTTTCCGCCATGTGATCCCGGCGGGTGAACCCTATCTGTTTGAAGTGAAAAAAGGCCAGACGCTGCGCCTGCTGGATCTGGAAGGAAACCAGGCCATTGATACGCTGTTCTACAACGCGCAGAACCCGCGCGAACGCTACGACGCCCAGCGCACGCTGCGTCGGCAGAACAACGCCTATCTCACCAGCGGCAGCGTGCTGTACTCCAACCTTGGCAACCCGCTGCTGACCATTGTCGCCGATACCTGCGGCCGCCACGACACCCTTGGCGGCGCCTGCGCGCAAGAGAGCAACACCGTGCGTTATGCGCTGGATAAACGGCACATGCACAGTTGCCGCGATAACTTCCTCTGCGCCTGCCTGCACGATGGCCGCCTGCAAAAGCGCGACATCGGCGCAAACATCAACTTCTTTATGAACGTGCCGGTAACGCCCCAGGGCGGGCTGACGTTTGAAGATGGCATCTCCGCGCCGGGGAAATATGTCGAACTGCGCGCCGAGTGCGATGTGATTGTGCTGATCTCCAACTGCCCGCAGCTCAACAACCCGTGCAATGGCTGGAACCCGACGCCTGCGGAGGTGCTGGTATGGAACTGA
- a CDS encoding protein phosphatase CheZ — protein MNVHAVPHAATDIYELIARIGNVTRMLRTSLRELGHDITIAEIAHAIPDARSRLQYVVDLTAQASGKTLNLIEQTQPLQERLSKEASQLLLQWDGVKESEGIDSMMALARATRGWLDAVPLCTEATKKSLRDIMLAQDFPDTTARIIVRMMALLENLEKQFLAVLLDSVPQESRAALTREKEHAAHLPESSRQDDIDELLDSLGL, from the coding sequence ATGAATGTGCATGCTGTTCCGCATGCGGCAACCGATATTTATGAATTGATTGCCCGCATTGGCAATGTGACCCGGATGTTAAGAACCAGCCTGCGTGAGCTGGGGCATGATATTACTATTGCTGAAATCGCCCACGCTATTCCTGATGCGCGAAGCCGTTTGCAATATGTTGTCGATTTGACGGCGCAGGCCTCCGGCAAAACGCTTAATTTGATTGAGCAGACGCAGCCGTTGCAGGAGCGGCTCAGCAAAGAAGCCAGCCAGCTACTGTTGCAATGGGATGGCGTTAAAGAGAGTGAGGGTATCGACAGTATGATGGCGCTTGCCCGCGCAACGCGCGGCTGGCTTGACGCGGTGCCGCTTTGTACCGAGGCGACTAAAAAATCTCTGCGCGATATTATGCTGGCGCAGGATTTTCCGGATACCACCGCGCGCATTATTGTGCGCATGATGGCGCTGCTGGAGAATTTAGAAAAACAATTCCTCGCGGTCTTATTAGACAGCGTACCGCAGGAAAGCCGGGCGGCGCTGACCAGAGAGAAAGAACACGCCGCACATTTGCCTGAATCCTCAAGGCAAGATGATATTGATGAATTACTGGATAGCCTTGGTCTGTAA
- the atzF gene encoding allophanate hydrolase yields MMQPFDLRLDVLAQAYRDGHLTPRDVIATLRARALALNPEFNTFIYLLSEAELEPYLAALDNVPPQSLPLYGVPFAIKDNIDLAGIPTTAACPAFASTAEQDATIVAQLIALGAVPLGKTNLDQFATGLNGTRSPYGACRNSVHADYPAGGSSAGSALAVALGLASFALGTDTAGSGRVPASLNNLVGLKATKGLISTAGVVPACRTLDCVTFFTATAAEASRLLALTAVKDARDAYSRSNPAWNGAQAFGTLQPGFRFGVPATLEFLGCAESEALFYAAKARLESLGGVPVTLDFTPFLAAARLLYEGPWVAERYHVVGPLIEKQPDAVLPVIKAVLSKAPATDAVTTFDAQYRLQAYKAQCDALLTDLDCVLTPTYPRPVTLAELADEPVKRNADLGYYTNFMNLLDYAAVAVPNGMMTNGLPSGVTLFGRAFTDQYLLSLADAMQRNASLALPGGRKMAAAVPATVASHDRLALVVCGAHLDGLALNGQLRQRGATLLSATRSAPRYRLYALADGKRPGMVRDEQQGAAIAVEVWELPHSEVGSFLAGIPAPLGLGKVELEDGRWLSGFICENYGLQGAQEITSYGGWRAWLASGL; encoded by the coding sequence ATGATGCAGCCGTTTGATTTACGCCTTGATGTCCTGGCGCAGGCTTACCGCGACGGCCACTTAACGCCGCGCGACGTGATAGCGACGCTGCGGGCGCGGGCGCTGGCGTTGAACCCGGAATTCAACACCTTTATTTATCTTCTTAGCGAGGCGGAGCTGGAGCCATATCTGGCGGCGCTGGACAACGTACCGCCGCAGTCGCTGCCGCTGTATGGCGTGCCGTTCGCCATCAAAGACAATATCGATCTGGCTGGCATTCCGACCACCGCTGCCTGCCCGGCATTTGCGTCTACCGCAGAACAGGATGCGACCATCGTCGCACAACTGATTGCGCTGGGCGCGGTGCCGCTGGGTAAAACCAATCTCGATCAGTTTGCCACCGGGCTGAACGGCACGCGTTCACCGTATGGCGCCTGCCGTAACAGCGTGCATGCCGATTATCCGGCAGGCGGTTCCAGCGCCGGATCGGCGCTGGCAGTGGCGCTTGGGCTGGCAAGCTTTGCGCTCGGCACGGATACCGCAGGCAGCGGACGTGTTCCGGCGTCGCTCAATAATCTGGTTGGCCTGAAAGCGACCAAAGGGTTGATCTCCACGGCGGGCGTGGTGCCTGCCTGTCGCACGCTCGATTGCGTCACCTTTTTTACCGCGACCGCCGCCGAAGCCAGCCGTTTGCTGGCGCTAACGGCCGTGAAAGATGCGCGCGATGCCTATAGCCGTAGTAACCCGGCGTGGAACGGTGCACAGGCCTTTGGCACGCTGCAGCCGGGTTTCCGTTTTGGCGTTCCGGCTACGCTGGAATTCCTCGGCTGTGCGGAGAGTGAAGCACTGTTTTATGCGGCAAAAGCACGGCTGGAGTCGCTTGGTGGCGTGCCGGTAACGCTTGATTTCACTCCATTCCTTGCCGCTGCGCGTCTGCTGTATGAAGGGCCGTGGGTGGCGGAGCGCTACCACGTCGTCGGGCCGTTGATTGAAAAACAGCCGGATGCGGTGCTGCCGGTGATCAAAGCGGTACTGAGCAAAGCGCCCGCCACCGATGCGGTGACAACCTTTGACGCGCAATACCGCTTACAGGCCTACAAAGCGCAGTGCGACGCGCTGCTCACCGATCTGGACTGCGTGCTGACGCCGACCTACCCACGCCCGGTAACGCTGGCGGAGCTGGCGGATGAACCGGTAAAACGCAATGCCGATCTCGGTTACTACACCAATTTTATGAACCTGCTGGATTATGCCGCCGTTGCTGTGCCAAACGGCATGATGACCAACGGCTTGCCTTCCGGCGTTACGTTGTTTGGCCGCGCATTTACCGATCAGTATCTGCTGAGCCTTGCCGATGCGATGCAGCGCAACGCATCGCTGGCCTTGCCCGGTGGGCGGAAAATGGCGGCAGCCGTTCCGGCGACTGTCGCGAGCCACGATCGGCTGGCGCTGGTGGTGTGTGGCGCGCATCTGGACGGGCTGGCGCTTAATGGGCAGTTGCGTCAGCGGGGCGCGACTTTACTTAGCGCCACCCGCAGCGCACCGCGTTATCGGTTATATGCGCTGGCAGACGGTAAACGGCCCGGCATGGTGCGCGATGAGCAGCAGGGCGCGGCGATTGCCGTGGAAGTGTGGGAATTGCCGCACAGCGAAGTCGGCTCTTTCCTTGCCGGCATTCCGGCGCCGCTTGGGCTGGGTAAAGTCGAGCTGGAAGATGGCCGCTGGTTGAGCGGATTCATTTGTGAAAATTATGGCTTGCAGGGGGCGCAGGAGATCACTTCTTACGGAGGATGGCGTGCCTGGCTGGCGTCCGGTTTGTAA
- a CDS encoding flagellin N-terminal helical domain-containing protein: protein MAVINTNTLSLTTQNNLSKSQSSLGTSIERLSSGLRINSAKDDAAGQAIANRFTSNINGLSVAARNANDGISLAQTTEGALSEVNNNLQRIRDLTVQAQNGSNSASDVDSIQAEVNQRMEEINRITTQTDFNGLKVLNTGSGDSVYNFQVGAKDGETISITVSSSDAFNLYSTTGATASTTGQIVNGSARATDAHGFDVLQGVVDATGGTNGNPLADLDTAIKAVDSERSLLGASQNRFESTISNLNNTTNNLSAARSRIQDSDYATEVSNMSRAQILQQAGSSVLAQANQVPQTMLSLLR, encoded by the coding sequence ATGGCTGTTATTAATACCAACACCTTGTCTTTAACGACCCAAAATAACCTGAGCAAATCTCAATCTTCATTAGGCACTTCCATTGAGCGCCTGTCATCCGGTCTGCGTATTAATAGCGCAAAAGATGATGCTGCTGGTCAGGCAATTGCAAACCGCTTTACATCAAATATTAATGGCCTGTCTGTTGCCGCACGTAACGCCAATGACGGGATCTCACTGGCGCAAACCACTGAAGGCGCACTGAGCGAAGTCAACAACAACCTGCAACGTATTCGTGACCTGACTGTACAGGCGCAAAACGGTTCAAACTCCGCATCTGACGTTGACTCCATTCAGGCTGAAGTCAACCAGCGCATGGAAGAGATCAACCGCATCACCACTCAGACCGACTTCAACGGTCTGAAAGTGCTGAACACCGGTTCCGGCGACAGCGTGTATAACTTCCAGGTTGGCGCGAAAGATGGCGAAACCATCAGCATTACCGTCAGCAGCAGCGATGCCTTCAACCTCTACAGCACCACCGGCGCAACGGCTTCCACCACCGGGCAAATTGTCAACGGCAGCGCGCGTGCCACTGACGCGCACGGCTTCGATGTATTGCAGGGCGTGGTTGATGCTACCGGTGGCACAAACGGCAACCCGCTGGCGGATCTGGATACCGCCATCAAAGCGGTGGACAGCGAGCGCAGCCTGCTGGGTGCTTCCCAAAACCGTTTTGAATCCACCATCTCCAACCTGAATAACACCACCAACAACCTCTCTGCCGCGCGCAGCCGTATTCAGGATTCCGATTACGCGACGGAAGTGTCCAACATGTCGCGCGCACAGATCCTGCAACAGGCCGGCAGCTCGGTACTGGCGCAGGCGAACCAGGTACCGCAAACCATGTTGTCGCTGCTGCGTTAA
- a CDS encoding PQQ-dependent sugar dehydrogenase, whose product MRRLPLLLLFLAVPALAEPAAVKVDVLQRKLDHPWSLAFLPDNHGMLITLRGGQLRLWQADKGLSDPISGVPKVWAHGQGGLLDVVLAPDFTQSRRVWLSYAEADKEGKAGTAVGYGRLSEDFTRLEAFQTVFRQQPKLSTGNHFGGRLVFDGKGYLWIALGENNQRPTAQDVDKLQGKLVRLTDQGKVPDDNPFVGRKDARPEIWSYGIRNPQGMAINPWSHALWWHEHGPRGGDEINIAQKGKNYGWPIATWGINYSGLKIPEAKGQIVPGTEQPIFYWQKSPAISGMAFYNADTFPQWKNKLFIGALKDEDVIVMSVNGDKVTEDGRILTDRKQRIRDVRVGPDGYLYVLTDASDGELWKVHPAS is encoded by the coding sequence ATGCGCCGTCTTCCCCTGTTGCTGCTGTTTCTTGCCGTCCCGGCATTGGCTGAGCCTGCGGCGGTGAAGGTTGATGTTCTGCAACGCAAACTTGATCACCCCTGGTCGCTGGCATTTTTGCCCGACAACCACGGCATGTTAATCACGTTGCGCGGCGGGCAACTGCGTTTGTGGCAGGCCGATAAGGGGCTTTCCGACCCGATAAGCGGCGTGCCGAAAGTGTGGGCGCACGGGCAGGGCGGCTTGCTGGATGTGGTACTGGCGCCTGATTTTACCCAGTCGCGCCGGGTGTGGCTAAGCTATGCGGAAGCGGACAAAGAGGGTAAAGCCGGTACAGCAGTCGGGTATGGCCGCCTGAGCGAGGATTTCACCCGTCTGGAAGCCTTTCAGACGGTGTTCCGCCAGCAGCCGAAACTCTCAACCGGCAACCACTTTGGCGGTCGGCTGGTGTTTGACGGCAAAGGCTATCTGTGGATTGCGCTGGGCGAGAATAACCAGCGCCCGACGGCGCAGGATGTGGATAAATTGCAGGGCAAACTGGTACGGCTGACCGATCAGGGGAAAGTACCGGATGACAATCCGTTTGTCGGGCGCAAAGATGCCCGTCCGGAGATCTGGTCATACGGCATTCGTAACCCGCAAGGAATGGCGATAAATCCGTGGAGCCACGCGCTGTGGTGGCACGAGCACGGGCCGCGCGGCGGTGATGAAATTAATATTGCGCAAAAAGGCAAAAATTACGGCTGGCCGATTGCCACCTGGGGCATTAACTACAGCGGGCTGAAAATTCCCGAGGCGAAAGGGCAGATTGTACCTGGTACCGAACAGCCGATCTTCTACTGGCAGAAATCCCCGGCAATAAGCGGCATGGCATTCTATAACGCCGACACGTTCCCGCAGTGGAAAAACAAACTCTTTATTGGCGCGCTTAAAGATGAAGATGTCATCGTGATGAGCGTTAATGGCGACAAAGTCACGGAAGATGGCCGCATTCTTACCGATCGTAAACAGCGTATCCGCGATGTGCGCGTCGGGCCGGATGGTTATCTTTACGTGCTGACGGATGCATCGGACGGCGAGCTGTGGAAAGTGCATCCGGCTTCCTGA
- a CDS encoding urea amidolyase associated protein UAAP1, translating to MNPTSVLRDEILPGGGHLSFILKRGQILRMTDIEGGANVSLMMLNAHEKSERLNLPDTLKGQHTARLTAGHCFYSDMGRVLAGITADTSGWHDPFGGVLNAAEVAEKYGQGRYQELRNGFFRNGADNLLVEMGKWDLNLEDLLMVVNFFSKVSVDDHGQFTFHSGHSQPGSYVELFAPMDVLVVLTALQHPMDPSREYAPRPVQLSWRQADDEQAMINTLLTRPENSRAFTNTQLFAL from the coding sequence GTGAATCCAACTTCTGTTCTTCGTGACGAGATCCTGCCTGGCGGCGGCCATCTCTCCTTTATCCTCAAACGCGGGCAGATCCTGCGCATGACCGACATCGAAGGCGGCGCAAACGTCAGCCTGATGATGCTCAACGCCCATGAAAAAAGTGAGCGCCTGAACCTGCCGGATACCCTGAAAGGCCAGCACACCGCGCGCCTGACGGCCGGGCACTGTTTCTACTCGGATATGGGACGCGTGCTGGCGGGCATCACCGCCGATACCAGCGGCTGGCACGATCCCTTTGGCGGCGTGCTGAACGCGGCCGAAGTGGCGGAAAAGTACGGCCAGGGGCGCTACCAGGAGCTGCGTAACGGCTTCTTCCGCAACGGTGCGGATAACCTGCTGGTGGAAATGGGCAAGTGGGATCTCAACCTCGAAGATCTGCTGATGGTGGTTAACTTTTTCAGCAAAGTGTCGGTTGATGACCACGGCCAGTTCACCTTCCACAGCGGCCATTCTCAGCCGGGAAGCTATGTTGAACTGTTTGCGCCGATGGATGTGCTGGTGGTGCTGACTGCGCTGCAACATCCGATGGACCCTTCCCGCGAGTATGCGCCGCGCCCGGTACAACTGAGCTGGCGGCAGGCCGACGATGAGCAGGCGATGATCAATACCCTGCTGACGCGCCCGGAAAACAGCCGCGCCTTCACCAATACCCAACTTTTCGCCCTGTAA
- a CDS encoding biofilm formation regulator BssR → MSFDELVRRLLTKLTAARADLAAYTQMRKAKGYMSVSENDRLRERLFAMALEIRDKGERLNEMPDRESRGALYRAEEALSSAAVCLMSGRQDCPMYISVNADKLERSLNVLDHAILYLTEHSPLEEA, encoded by the coding sequence ATGAGCTTTGATGAACTTGTTCGTCGCTTGTTGACGAAGTTGACTGCTGCCAGAGCGGACCTTGCGGCCTACACCCAGATGAGGAAGGCAAAAGGTTATATGTCGGTCAGCGAAAACGATCGTCTGCGTGAACGTCTGTTTGCCATGGCGCTTGAGATTCGTGACAAAGGGGAGCGGCTGAATGAAATGCCGGATCGCGAATCGCGGGGGGCGTTGTACCGCGCCGAAGAGGCTCTCTCTTCAGCGGCGGTTTGCCTGATGAGTGGGCGACAGGATTGCCCAATGTATATTTCCGTGAATGCCGACAAACTCGAACGTTCACTGAATGTGCTTGATCACGCCATTCTCTACCTTACCGAGCATTCACCGCTCGAAGAGGCCTAA
- the uca gene encoding urea carboxylase — protein sequence MFTKLLIANRGAIACRILRTLRAMQIGGVAVYSDADISSLHIREADEAISLGDGPAAGTYLVTDKIIAAARESGAQAIHPGYGFLSENAAFAEACEAAGIAFVGPTPAQLRVFGLKHTARALAKKQGVPMLEGTELLADVDEALRAAEIVGYPVMLKSTAGGGGIGMRVCMTAAELHDAFDAVVRLGKNNFSDAGVFIEKYIARARHLEVQIFGDGAGEVIALGVRDCSVQRRNQKVLEETPAPNLPAGMEAALCSAAIKLGKAVNYRSAGTVEFVYDSEAKRFYFLEVNTRLQVEHGVTEQVWGVDLVGWMIALAAGELPPLAQLRDSLTPSGHAIQARVYAEDPGRQFQPSPGLLTDVAFPADDRRTLRIDSWVESGCEVPPFFDPMLAKIIAWQPTREAAVHALHDALGATRLYGVETNRTYLQQILTFAPFACGEPWTRCLEGLTYQAHTLEVLSAGTQTTVQDHPGRVGYWAVGVPPSGPMDSRALRLGNRLLGNDDNAAALEITLSGPTLKFNCDAQAVVTGADIALTLDGEPLAMNRIFTLRAGMTLHIGDISGDGVRSYLCLLGGFQVPEYLGSKSTFTLGQFGGHAGRALRTGDVLHLAPLTAPCRETALPQALHTPLSPVRELRVIYGPHGAPEYFTPAYMATFLATDWEVHFNSSRTGVRLIGPKPEWVRDSGGEAGLHPSNIHDNPYAIGAVDFTGDMPVILGPDGPSLGGFVCPVTIIEADLPAVGQLKAGDKVRFIPVDIATARRLAQAHEAQIASLTPQAVAWQPVALASPIVLNCGEADKRLVARLSGDTHLLLEIGEPELDLVLRFRAHALMQALEALALPGVIDLTPGIRSLQIHYQPEALGLNALLETVAGLWQGVCERQDLDVPSRIVWLPLSWDDPACQKAIDKYMTTVRRDAPWCPSNLEFIRRINDLANIDEVYKTVFDASYLVMGLGDVYLGAPVATPLDPRHRLVTTKYNPARTWTAENSVGIGGAYLCVYGMEGPGGYQFVGRTLQMWNRYHTVADFAGKPWLLRFFDQIRFYPVSADELLTIRRDFPLGRYPLRIEHTTLKLAEYQQFLADEAPSIAAFRAQQQGAFAAERDRWIASGQAHFDSSETLAEEGEDAPLQPGQQGIDSPISGNLWQVNVTPGSQVRAGDVLVVLESMKMEIPLLAAHDGVVSQVRVQPGSSVRAGQCVVVLEKTA from the coding sequence ATGTTTACGAAACTCCTGATCGCCAACCGCGGGGCGATTGCCTGCCGCATCCTGCGCACTTTGCGTGCCATGCAGATTGGCGGCGTTGCCGTCTATTCCGATGCCGATATCAGCAGCCTGCATATCCGCGAGGCCGACGAAGCGATTAGCCTCGGCGACGGCCCGGCAGCAGGCACCTATCTGGTGACGGACAAAATCATTGCTGCCGCCCGCGAGAGCGGGGCACAGGCTATTCATCCCGGCTATGGTTTCCTCTCTGAAAACGCAGCCTTTGCCGAAGCCTGTGAAGCGGCAGGCATTGCCTTTGTTGGCCCGACGCCTGCGCAACTGCGCGTTTTCGGCCTGAAACATACCGCCCGCGCACTGGCGAAAAAACAGGGCGTGCCGATGCTGGAAGGCACCGAACTGCTGGCGGATGTCGATGAAGCGCTGCGCGCCGCAGAAATCGTCGGTTACCCGGTGATGCTGAAAAGCACGGCGGGCGGCGGTGGCATTGGGATGCGCGTCTGCATGACGGCGGCCGAATTGCACGACGCATTCGACGCGGTGGTGCGGCTGGGGAAAAACAACTTCAGCGACGCAGGGGTCTTTATTGAGAAGTACATCGCCCGCGCCCGCCATCTGGAAGTGCAGATCTTCGGCGATGGCGCAGGGGAGGTGATTGCCCTTGGCGTGCGCGACTGTTCCGTGCAGCGTCGCAACCAGAAAGTACTGGAAGAGACGCCTGCGCCAAATCTGCCTGCGGGCATGGAAGCAGCGCTGTGCAGTGCGGCCATTAAGCTTGGCAAAGCGGTCAACTACCGCAGCGCGGGCACGGTGGAGTTTGTCTACGACAGCGAAGCCAAACGGTTTTACTTCCTTGAAGTGAACACCCGTTTGCAGGTTGAGCACGGCGTGACCGAGCAGGTATGGGGCGTCGATCTGGTGGGCTGGATGATTGCACTCGCCGCCGGGGAACTGCCGCCGCTGGCGCAGCTCCGCGATAGCCTGACGCCCAGCGGCCATGCGATTCAGGCGCGGGTTTATGCGGAAGATCCTGGCCGCCAGTTCCAGCCATCACCCGGGTTACTGACGGACGTGGCATTTCCGGCGGACGATCGCCGGACATTGCGCATCGATAGCTGGGTGGAATCCGGCTGTGAAGTGCCGCCGTTCTTCGACCCGATGCTGGCGAAAATCATCGCCTGGCAGCCCACGCGTGAGGCGGCGGTGCATGCGCTGCACGACGCGCTGGGCGCAACCCGTTTATACGGCGTGGAGACCAACCGCACCTATTTACAGCAGATCTTAACCTTTGCCCCGTTCGCCTGCGGTGAACCCTGGACGCGCTGCCTCGAAGGGCTGACGTATCAGGCGCACACGCTGGAAGTGCTGAGCGCCGGGACGCAAACCACCGTGCAGGATCACCCCGGGCGCGTGGGCTACTGGGCGGTGGGCGTGCCGCCATCCGGGCCGATGGACAGCCGCGCGCTGCGTCTCGGCAACCGTCTGCTGGGCAATGATGACAACGCGGCGGCGCTGGAGATCACCCTGAGTGGCCCGACGCTGAAATTTAACTGCGATGCGCAGGCGGTTGTCACCGGGGCGGATATTGCGCTGACGCTCGATGGCGAGCCGCTGGCGATGAACCGTATCTTTACGCTGCGGGCGGGGATGACGCTGCACATCGGCGACATCAGCGGTGACGGTGTGCGCAGCTACCTCTGCCTGCTCGGGGGCTTCCAGGTGCCGGAGTACCTGGGCAGCAAAAGCACCTTCACGCTGGGGCAATTTGGCGGCCATGCCGGGCGCGCGTTGCGTACCGGCGACGTGCTGCATCTGGCGCCGTTAACGGCACCGTGCCGCGAAACGGCGCTGCCGCAGGCGCTGCATACGCCGCTTTCCCCGGTGCGTGAGTTGCGGGTGATTTATGGCCCGCACGGTGCGCCGGAGTACTTCACCCCGGCGTATATGGCGACCTTTTTGGCGACCGACTGGGAAGTGCATTTCAACTCCAGCCGCACCGGCGTGCGCCTGATCGGCCCGAAACCGGAGTGGGTGCGCGACAGCGGCGGCGAAGCCGGGCTGCATCCCTCCAATATTCACGACAACCCGTATGCCATCGGCGCGGTGGATTTCACCGGCGATATGCCGGTGATCCTTGGCCCGGACGGCCCGAGCCTCGGCGGTTTTGTCTGTCCGGTGACCATTATCGAAGCGGATTTACCGGCCGTCGGCCAACTGAAAGCGGGCGATAAAGTGCGTTTTATCCCGGTGGATATCGCCACTGCGCGCCGTCTGGCGCAGGCGCATGAAGCGCAAATCGCCAGCCTCACACCGCAGGCGGTGGCGTGGCAACCTGTGGCGTTGGCTTCGCCGATCGTCCTGAACTGTGGCGAGGCGGATAAGCGCCTGGTGGCGCGGCTTTCCGGCGATACGCATCTGCTGCTGGAGATCGGCGAGCCGGAGCTGGATCTGGTGCTGCGTTTTCGCGCCCACGCCTTAATGCAGGCGCTGGAAGCCCTGGCGCTGCCGGGGGTTATCGATCTGACGCCGGGCATTCGCTCGTTGCAAATTCACTACCAGCCGGAAGCGCTGGGACTGAACGCACTGTTGGAGACGGTAGCCGGGCTGTGGCAGGGCGTGTGCGAGCGCCAGGATCTGGATGTGCCATCGCGCATTGTCTGGCTGCCGCTCTCATGGGACGACCCGGCGTGCCAGAAAGCCATCGACAAATATATGACCACCGTGCGCCGCGATGCGCCGTGGTGCCCGAGCAACCTGGAATTTATCCGCCGCATTAACGATCTGGCGAATATCGATGAAGTCTACAAAACGGTGTTTGACGCCAGCTATCTGGTGATGGGGCTGGGCGATGTCTACCTTGGCGCGCCGGTGGCGACACCGCTCGATCCGCGCCATCGGCTGGTCACCACCAAGTACAACCCGGCGCGTACCTGGACGGCGGAAAACTCGGTCGGCATTGGCGGCGCGTACCTTTGCGTCTATGGCATGGAGGGGCCGGGCGGCTACCAGTTTGTCGGGCGGACGCTGCAAATGTGGAATCGCTACCATACGGTGGCGGATTTTGCCGGTAAGCCGTGGCTGCTGCGCTTCTTCGATCAGATCCGCTTTTATCCGGTGTCTGCCGATGAATTGTTAACCATTCGTCGCGACTTCCCGCTCGGGCGTTATCCGCTGCGCATTGAGCACACCACGCTGAAGCTGGCGGAGTATCAGCAGTTTCTCGCCGATGAAGCGCCAAGTATTGCTGCTTTCCGCGCGCAGCAGCAGGGCGCTTTCGCTGCCGAACGCGATCGCTGGATTGCCAGCGGCCAGGCGCATTTCGACAGCAGCGAAACGCTGGCGGAAGAGGGCGAAGATGCGCCGTTACAGCCGGGGCAACAGGGCATCGATAGCCCGATCTCCGGCAACTTATGGCAGGTGAATGTCACGCCAGGCAGCCAGGTTCGCGCAGGCGATGTGCTGGTGGTGCTCGAGTCGATGAAGATGGAGATCCCGCTGCTTGCCGCCCACGATGGCGTGGTAAGCCAGGTGCGCGTGCAGCCGGGCAGTTCGGTGCGCGCGGGTCAATGCGTGGTGGTTCTGGAGAAAACAGCATGA